A region of Streptomyces halobius DNA encodes the following proteins:
- a CDS encoding FAD-dependent oxidoreductase: MAARGIRIVEGEVEELVVGDDRLRGVGMADGSVVRRTAVFVPPRFIPHDTLLARLGCEKDASGWVATDASDRTSVSGVWAAGNVVDPRAQVISAASQGSAAAIALNGDLLEEDVARAVADHRRGAGQRPGSGRTAA; encoded by the coding sequence TTGGCCGCCCGTGGCATACGGATCGTCGAAGGTGAGGTCGAGGAGCTGGTGGTCGGCGACGACCGACTGCGGGGCGTCGGCATGGCCGATGGCAGTGTCGTTCGGCGTACCGCGGTCTTTGTGCCACCGCGGTTCATCCCCCACGACACGCTGCTGGCCCGGCTCGGCTGCGAGAAGGACGCGTCCGGTTGGGTGGCCACCGATGCGTCCGACCGCACCAGCGTGTCCGGTGTGTGGGCGGCGGGCAATGTCGTGGATCCGCGCGCCCAAGTGATCAGCGCCGCCAGTCAGGGGTCGGCCGCCGCGATCGCCCTCAACGGTGATCTCCTGGAGGAAGACGTCGCACGAGCGGTGGCGGACCATCGGCGCGGCGCGGGGCAGCGGCCCGGCAGCGGAAGGACCGCCGCGTAA
- a CDS encoding acyl-CoA dehydrogenase family protein, with the protein MAEFTMELNDEQKEVRDWIHGFAADVMRPAAAEWDEREETPWPVIQEAAKIGLYSLDFYAQQFFDPTGLGIPMAMEELFWGDAGIGLSIVGTGLAAVGVLANGTEEQIGTWVPQMYGDADDVKVAAFCSSEPDAGSDVSAMRTRAVYDEAKGEWVLNGTKTWATNGGIANVHVVVAVVDPEAGSKGHASFIIPPNTPGLSQGQKFKKHGIRASHTAEVVLEDVRVPGHCLLGGKDKLDERLARAREQAKSGGERVKNAAMATFEASRPAVGAMAVGTARAAYEEALEYARTRSQFGRPIIDNQGVAFQLADMRTQVDAARLLVWRASWMATTGKKFENAEGSMSKLFASETAKQVTAQAIQILGGNGFTREYPVERMHRDAAIYTIFEGTSEIQRLVIARTLSGVPIR; encoded by the coding sequence ATGGCCGAGTTCACCATGGAGCTCAATGACGAGCAGAAGGAGGTCCGTGACTGGATTCACGGCTTTGCCGCGGACGTCATGCGCCCCGCCGCCGCCGAATGGGACGAGCGCGAGGAGACCCCTTGGCCCGTCATCCAGGAGGCCGCCAAGATCGGTCTGTACTCCCTCGACTTCTACGCCCAGCAGTTCTTCGACCCTACGGGCCTCGGCATCCCCATGGCCATGGAGGAGCTGTTCTGGGGCGACGCCGGGATCGGCCTGTCGATCGTGGGCACCGGTCTCGCCGCCGTCGGCGTGCTCGCCAACGGCACCGAGGAACAGATCGGCACCTGGGTGCCGCAGATGTACGGCGACGCCGATGACGTCAAGGTCGCCGCCTTCTGCTCCTCGGAACCGGACGCCGGCTCGGACGTCTCGGCGATGCGTACCCGCGCGGTGTACGACGAGGCCAAGGGCGAATGGGTGCTCAACGGCACCAAGACCTGGGCGACGAACGGCGGTATCGCCAATGTCCATGTCGTCGTCGCAGTCGTGGACCCGGAGGCCGGATCGAAGGGGCACGCCTCCTTCATCATTCCCCCGAACACCCCCGGCCTGTCCCAGGGCCAGAAGTTCAAGAAGCACGGCATCCGCGCCTCGCACACCGCCGAGGTCGTCCTCGAAGACGTCCGGGTCCCCGGGCACTGCCTCCTCGGGGGCAAGGACAAGCTGGACGAGCGGCTGGCCCGTGCTCGCGAGCAGGCGAAGAGCGGTGGTGAGCGAGTCAAGAACGCCGCCATGGCCACCTTCGAGGCGTCCCGCCCGGCCGTCGGCGCGATGGCGGTCGGCACCGCCCGCGCCGCGTACGAAGAGGCGCTGGAGTACGCCAGGACGCGCTCCCAGTTCGGCCGCCCGATCATCGACAACCAGGGCGTCGCCTTCCAGCTCGCCGATATGCGCACCCAGGTGGACGCCGCCCGCCTGCTGGTCTGGCGCGCCTCCTGGATGGCGACCACCGGCAAGAAGTTCGAGAACGCCGAGGGCTCCATGTCCAAGCTGTTCGCGAGCGAGACGGCGAAGCAGGTCACCGCCCAGGCCATCCAGATCCTCGGCGGCAACGGCTTCACCCGTGAGTATCCGGTCGAGCGGATGCACCGCGACGCCGCGATCTACACCATTTTCGAAGGGACGAGTGAGATCCAGCGGCTGGTGATCGCCCGCACGCTCTCGGGCGTGCCGATCCGGTAG
- the gcl gene encoding glyoxylate carboligase yields the protein MPRMTAARAAVEILKREGVTNAFGVPGAAINPFYKALKEGGGIDHTLARHVEGASHMAEGYTRTHPGNIGVCIGTSGPAGTDMITGLYSATGDSIPILCITGQAPTHVIHKEDFQAVDIAAIAKPVTKAATTALEAAQVPGVFQQAFHLMRSGRPGPVLIDLPIDVQLTEIEFDPETYQPLPVYKPAATRAQIEKALSMLNESERPLIVAGGGIINADAADLLVEFAELTGTPVIPTLMGWGVLPDDHDLNAGMVGLQTAHRYGNANFLESDFVLGIGNRWANRHTGYKLDVYTRGRKFVHVDIEPTQIGKIFAPDYGIASDAKAALELFVEVARELKAAGKLPDRADWAASTQERKAQLQRRTHFDDIPMKPQRVYEEMNKAFGPETRYVTTIGLSQIAGAQMLHVYKPRHWINCGQAGPLGWTIPAALGVATADPEAQVVALSGDYDFQFMIEELAVGAQHRIPYVHVLVNNSYLGLIRQAQIGLDINFQVNLEFENINAPELGVYGVDHVKVAEGLGCRAIRVTDPSELGAAFEQAKKLAAEHRVPVVVEAILERITNIAMSKTADISDVTEFEELATEPGHAPTAIKPLKV from the coding sequence ATGCCTCGAATGACAGCCGCCCGCGCGGCCGTGGAGATCCTCAAGCGCGAGGGCGTGACCAACGCCTTCGGAGTGCCGGGAGCGGCGATCAACCCCTTCTACAAGGCGCTCAAGGAGGGGGGCGGCATCGACCACACCCTCGCCCGCCACGTCGAGGGCGCGTCCCACATGGCCGAGGGCTACACCCGGACCCACCCGGGCAACATCGGCGTCTGCATCGGCACGTCCGGCCCGGCCGGCACCGACATGATCACCGGTCTCTACTCCGCGACCGGTGACTCCATCCCGATCCTGTGCATCACCGGCCAGGCGCCGACCCACGTGATCCACAAGGAGGACTTCCAGGCCGTCGACATCGCCGCGATCGCCAAGCCGGTCACCAAGGCCGCGACCACCGCCTTGGAGGCCGCCCAGGTCCCCGGCGTCTTCCAGCAGGCGTTCCATCTGATGCGCTCCGGCCGCCCCGGCCCGGTCCTGATCGACCTGCCGATCGATGTCCAGCTCACCGAGATCGAGTTCGACCCGGAGACCTACCAGCCGCTCCCCGTCTACAAGCCGGCCGCGACCCGCGCACAGATCGAGAAGGCCCTCTCGATGCTGAACGAGTCCGAGCGCCCGCTGATCGTCGCCGGCGGCGGCATCATCAACGCCGACGCCGCCGATCTGCTGGTCGAGTTCGCCGAACTGACCGGCACGCCGGTCATTCCCACCCTGATGGGCTGGGGCGTCCTCCCCGACGACCACGACCTGAACGCCGGGATGGTCGGTCTGCAGACCGCGCACCGCTACGGCAACGCGAACTTCCTGGAGTCGGACTTCGTCCTGGGCATCGGCAACCGCTGGGCCAACCGTCACACCGGCTACAAGCTCGACGTCTACACCCGGGGCCGGAAGTTCGTCCACGTGGACATCGAGCCCACCCAGATCGGCAAGATCTTCGCCCCGGACTACGGCATCGCCTCGGACGCCAAGGCCGCGCTGGAGCTGTTCGTCGAGGTCGCCCGCGAGCTGAAGGCCGCGGGCAAGCTCCCGGACCGCGCCGACTGGGCCGCCTCCACCCAGGAGCGCAAGGCCCAACTGCAGCGCCGTACGCACTTCGACGACATCCCGATGAAGCCGCAGCGCGTCTACGAGGAGATGAACAAGGCGTTCGGCCCGGAGACGCGTTATGTCACCACCATCGGCCTCTCCCAGATCGCCGGCGCGCAGATGCTGCACGTCTACAAGCCGCGGCACTGGATCAACTGCGGCCAGGCCGGCCCGCTCGGCTGGACCATCCCGGCCGCCCTCGGCGTCGCCACCGCCGACCCGGAAGCCCAGGTCGTCGCGCTCTCCGGTGACTACGACTTCCAGTTCATGATCGAGGAACTGGCCGTCGGCGCCCAGCACCGCATCCCGTACGTCCACGTCCTGGTCAACAACTCCTACCTGGGCCTGATCCGGCAGGCGCAGATCGGTCTGGACATCAACTTTCAGGTCAATCTGGAGTTTGAGAACATCAACGCCCCGGAGCTGGGCGTCTACGGGGTCGACCACGTCAAGGTCGCCGAGGGGCTGGGCTGCAGGGCGATCCGGGTCACCGACCCGAGCGAGCTGGGCGCCGCCTTCGAGCAGGCCAAGAAGCTCGCCGCCGAGCACCGTGTGCCGGTCGTCGTCGAGGCGATCCTGGAGCGGATCACCAATATCGCGATGAGCAAGACGGCGGACATCAGCGATGTCACGGAGTTCGAGGAACTGGCCACCGAGCCGGGCCACGCGCCGACCGCGATCAAGCCGCTCAAGGTCTGA
- a CDS encoding ScbR family autoregulator-binding transcription factor has protein sequence MAQQDRAIRTRRLILEAAASVFDDRGYDRATIAEVLERAGVTKGALYFHFASKEQLALAVLDEHVLDIAVEPQQIKLQEFVDVTQVLAYRLRSDPIQRGAARLAVEQGSNHLDRKRSMISWADFVEGLLIEAKGRGEVLESVAVRETAELYVGAFAGMQMMSQALANRADLNRRLTVFHQHTLPSIAVPAVLARLDLDPERGAALDAVLKAGLLADATH, from the coding sequence ATGGCGCAACAGGATCGCGCGATCCGGACCCGGCGACTGATCCTGGAGGCGGCGGCCTCGGTCTTTGACGACCGCGGTTACGATCGCGCCACCATCGCCGAAGTTCTTGAACGCGCCGGCGTGACGAAGGGCGCCCTGTATTTCCATTTCGCTTCCAAGGAGCAGCTCGCGCTCGCCGTGCTGGATGAGCATGTGCTGGACATAGCCGTGGAGCCGCAGCAGATCAAATTGCAGGAATTCGTCGATGTGACACAGGTCCTGGCGTACCGGTTGCGGAGCGACCCGATCCAGCGCGGGGCGGCCAGGCTGGCCGTCGAGCAGGGCTCCAATCACCTTGACCGCAAGCGGTCCATGATCTCCTGGGCCGATTTTGTCGAAGGGCTGCTGATCGAGGCGAAGGGGCGCGGCGAAGTTCTGGAAAGCGTGGCTGTCCGTGAGACCGCCGAGTTGTACGTGGGTGCCTTCGCCGGGATGCAGATGATGTCCCAGGCGCTTGCGAACAGGGCCGATCTCAATCGCCGGCTCACCGTATTCCATCAGCACACACTGCCCAGCATCGCGGTGCCCGCGGTCCTGGCCAGGCTGGACCTCGATCCGGAGCGGGGCGCGGCACTCGATGCCGTTCTCAAGGCGGGACTGTTGGCGGATGCGACGCATTGA
- the def gene encoding peptide deformylase codes for MRPRTIPGSTGRSRPVRLLGDPALTEPCQEVTVFDDGLARLIEDMYATMYEAGGVGLAANQIGVPLRVFVYDCPDDEDRRHFGHLVNPRLVETDGPVIRGPEGCLSLPGIEAGTPRHDHVVVAGVSAAGEPRTVTGTGFFARCLQHECDHLSGGLYVDRLTGLRRRRALRAAARAPWATGSGESRR; via the coding sequence ATGCGCCCCCGTACGATCCCCGGCAGCACCGGCCGCTCCCGCCCCGTGCGCCTCCTCGGCGACCCGGCCCTGACGGAGCCCTGCCAGGAGGTCACCGTCTTCGACGACGGGCTCGCCCGGCTGATCGAGGACATGTACGCGACGATGTACGAGGCCGGCGGGGTGGGCCTCGCCGCCAACCAGATCGGCGTCCCGTTGCGGGTGTTCGTCTACGACTGCCCCGATGACGAGGACCGCCGTCACTTCGGACACCTCGTCAACCCACGGCTCGTCGAGACCGACGGCCCGGTCATCCGCGGGCCGGAGGGCTGTCTCTCGCTCCCCGGCATCGAGGCCGGCACCCCGCGCCACGACCACGTCGTGGTGGCGGGTGTCAGCGCCGCCGGCGAGCCCCGTACGGTGACCGGCACCGGCTTCTTCGCCCGCTGTCTGCAGCACGAGTGCGACCATCTCTCGGGCGGGCTGTACGTCGACCGCCTCACCGGGCTGCGGCGCCGCCGGGCGCTGCGCGCCGCGGCCAGGGCTCCGTGGGCCACGGGGTCGGGGGAGTCCCGCCGTTAG
- a CDS encoding ScbA/BarX family gamma-butyrolactone biosynthesis protein, with translation MSDTTHIGGTVRPGALHTGRPASVQRAVPRPRRDVGVPGEFVHRPATEDILITSWNRLDDSHFSLTARWPHDHRYFTPDRGRHNILLVGETIRQAGLLLSHTELGVPVGHHFILGDLVWTTHQEHLAVAGRPAQPTIEAALSDLRMRAGKLVSGRFDMTFRLAGNAIATGHFHVSVTAPGVYRRIRGERLAARRTDGPLPAPVPHRLTGSLKDSDVLLAPTDRSDRWVLRLAPGHAALVNPANDHVPGMVLLDAAQQAARALSAPAPFAPYAFSTEFHRYAEHDAPCVIEARRTPSSVPGTVTVRVTGHQAGETVFASTLTALERDR, from the coding sequence ATGAGCGACACGACGCACATCGGTGGCACGGTTCGGCCCGGGGCCCTGCACACGGGACGACCGGCCTCGGTCCAACGAGCCGTACCGCGCCCTCGCCGCGATGTCGGCGTACCCGGGGAGTTCGTGCACCGTCCCGCCACCGAGGACATCCTGATCACCTCGTGGAACCGGCTGGACGACAGTCATTTCTCGCTGACCGCCCGGTGGCCGCACGACCACCGGTACTTCACCCCGGACCGCGGTCGCCACAACATCCTGCTCGTCGGCGAGACGATTCGACAGGCGGGACTTTTGCTCTCGCACACGGAACTCGGCGTACCGGTCGGCCACCACTTCATCCTCGGCGACCTGGTCTGGACAACGCATCAGGAACATCTGGCCGTTGCCGGCCGGCCCGCACAGCCGACGATCGAGGCCGCCCTGAGCGACCTGCGCATGCGGGCCGGCAAGCTGGTCAGCGGCCGGTTCGACATGACCTTCCGCCTGGCGGGAAACGCCATCGCCACCGGCCACTTCCACGTCAGCGTCACCGCCCCCGGCGTCTACCGCCGGATCCGCGGCGAGCGCCTTGCGGCGCGCCGGACCGACGGCCCGCTCCCCGCGCCCGTGCCGCACCGGCTGACCGGCAGCCTCAAGGACAGCGATGTCCTTCTCGCCCCCACCGACCGGAGCGACCGCTGGGTGCTGCGCCTCGCACCCGGCCATGCCGCGCTGGTGAACCCGGCGAACGACCATGTGCCGGGCATGGTGCTGCTGGACGCCGCCCAGCAGGCCGCCCGTGCCCTGAGCGCACCCGCGCCCTTCGCGCCGTACGCCTTCAGCACCGAATTCCACCGGTACGCCGAGCACGACGCCCCCTGCGTGATCGAGGCCCGGCGGACGCCCTCGTCGGTACCCGGCACCGTTACGGTCCGCGTCACGGGCCACCAGGCGGGAGAGACGGTGTTCGCCTCCACCCTCACGGCACTCGAACGGGACCGCTGA
- a CDS encoding TetR family transcriptional regulator, producing the protein MENSEHSGRKQTATERRRRELLEAAERIVLRDGPEASMNAIAAEAGITKPILYRHFGDKGGLYRALAVRHTDALLDNLRAALDAPVLRRDRVEATLDAYLVAIETRPQVYRFLMHPADQENGAESGFDVGRHSAPLLRRLGEELAKVIADRLDLGPDGAERARVWGHGIVGMMHAAGDWWLRERPCSREQLVQHLTDLLWGQLATVEDLANGPGF; encoded by the coding sequence ATGGAGAACTCAGAGCACAGCGGCCGCAAGCAGACGGCGACCGAACGCCGGCGGCGGGAGCTGCTGGAAGCCGCGGAGCGGATTGTGCTGCGCGACGGCCCGGAAGCGTCGATGAACGCGATCGCCGCCGAGGCCGGCATCACCAAGCCGATCCTCTACCGGCACTTCGGCGACAAGGGCGGGCTGTACCGCGCTCTGGCCGTACGGCACACGGACGCCCTGCTGGACAATCTGCGGGCCGCGCTGGACGCCCCGGTGCTGCGCCGGGACCGCGTCGAGGCCACCCTCGACGCCTATCTGGTCGCCATCGAGACCCGGCCGCAGGTGTACCGGTTCCTGATGCACCCGGCCGACCAGGAGAACGGAGCGGAGTCCGGCTTCGACGTCGGCCGGCACTCCGCGCCACTGCTGCGCCGGCTCGGCGAGGAGCTGGCCAAGGTGATCGCCGACCGGCTCGACCTGGGCCCCGACGGCGCGGAGCGGGCGCGGGTATGGGGACACGGGATAGTCGGCATGATGCACGCGGCCGGGGACTGGTGGCTGCGTGAACGCCCTTGCTCACGGGAGCAGTTGGTACAGCATCTGACGGATCTGCTCTGGGGCCAGCTGGCCACCGTCGAGGACCTGGCGAACGGGCCCGGCTTCTGA
- a CDS encoding cytochrome P450 family protein: MDHDSATSSGGPTPGTIPLDSAEFSRDPYPLLATLRDCGPVQRVRTVNGRTTWVITGWAEARAALADARLSKDTARFFAGRPSHRNLAPAVSRTLLATDPPDHGRLRKLAMKAFTPAAVARLEPRIREIAARLADALATRGSADLIEEFAVPLPIAVICELLGVPEGDRAAVRRWSNTLFAAGDPDAVVDRASHAISDYMTGLIAARRDEPGDDVLSDLIAARDDEDRLTEPELVSLAVLLVVAGHETTANLIGNGMLALLRDDTLRSRLRADPGLLPAAIEEFLRYDAPMTIATFRYATEPVDLGGVRIETGDVVQVSPGAANRDPARFAEPDAVRLDRSTGHLSFGHGPHHCLGAPLARMEARIAFEVLLTRCPDIRLTDGTGAGATGGTSDGASDAVEWRRARLMRGLARLPVTVRRP, from the coding sequence GTGGACCACGACAGCGCGACCAGCTCCGGCGGCCCCACCCCCGGCACGATTCCCCTCGACTCCGCCGAGTTCTCCAGGGACCCGTACCCGCTGCTCGCCACCCTGCGTGACTGCGGCCCCGTTCAGCGCGTGCGGACGGTCAACGGCCGCACGACCTGGGTCATCACGGGCTGGGCCGAGGCACGGGCCGCGCTGGCCGATGCGCGGCTGTCGAAGGACACCGCCCGTTTCTTCGCCGGCCGGCCGTCCCACCGCAATCTCGCCCCCGCCGTCAGCCGCACCCTGCTCGCCACCGACCCGCCGGACCACGGCCGGCTGCGGAAACTGGCGATGAAGGCGTTCACCCCGGCGGCCGTGGCCCGGCTGGAACCCCGTATCCGTGAGATCGCGGCGAGGCTGGCCGACGCGCTCGCCACGCGTGGATCCGCGGACCTCATCGAGGAGTTCGCGGTCCCGCTGCCGATCGCCGTGATCTGCGAGCTGCTCGGTGTACCGGAGGGCGACCGGGCCGCGGTGCGCCGGTGGTCCAACACCCTGTTCGCCGCCGGGGATCCGGACGCCGTCGTCGACCGTGCGTCACACGCCATCAGCGACTACATGACGGGGCTGATCGCGGCCCGGCGCGACGAGCCCGGGGACGATGTGCTCAGCGATCTGATCGCCGCCCGGGACGACGAGGACCGGCTGACCGAGCCCGAACTGGTCTCCCTGGCCGTCCTGTTGGTGGTCGCGGGACATGAGACGACGGCCAACCTCATCGGCAACGGCATGCTCGCCCTGCTCCGCGACGACACCCTGCGCTCCCGCCTCCGGGCCGATCCCGGCCTGCTGCCCGCCGCGATCGAGGAATTCCTGCGCTACGACGCCCCGATGACCATCGCCACCTTCCGCTACGCGACCGAACCGGTCGACCTCGGTGGCGTCCGGATCGAGACCGGTGATGTCGTGCAGGTCTCCCCCGGCGCCGCCAACCGCGACCCGGCGCGGTTCGCCGAGCCCGATGCCGTGCGGCTCGACCGGTCCACCGGGCACCTCTCGTTCGGCCACGGGCCCCACCACTGCCTCGGCGCTCCGCTGGCCCGTATGGAGGCCCGGATCGCGTTCGAGGTGCTGCTGACCCGCTGTCCGGATATCCGGCTGACGGACGGGACTGGGGCCGGGGCTACGGGCGGGACTTCGGACGGGGCTTCCGACGCGGTCGAGTGGCGGCGAGCGCGCTTGATGCGCGGCCTGGCCCGGCTGCCGGTTACGGTCCGACGCCCTTAG
- a CDS encoding TIM barrel protein has product MGFTDTRFNVNLSILFTELPLLERPAAARAAGFTAVELWWPWVCAPVPEPAELDALREALDDAGVRLVGLNFYAGQLPGPDRGALSIPGEESDRFRANVPVAVRFGASLGCTAFNALYGNRVEGVDPAAQDALALENLAFAARAVGEVDGTLLIEALNAPESPTCPLVSAPKAIETVDAVNAATGLDNARFLMDLYHLSMNGEDLDAVIDAYTAKTAHVQIADNPGRGAPGTGTLDFPALLDRLKKNGYDGWIGLEYKPGNAPSASSFAWLPAPLRAAAS; this is encoded by the coding sequence ATGGGTTTCACGGACACGCGCTTCAACGTCAACCTGTCGATCCTGTTCACCGAGCTTCCGTTGCTGGAGCGGCCGGCGGCCGCGCGGGCGGCGGGGTTCACGGCGGTGGAGCTGTGGTGGCCGTGGGTCTGTGCCCCGGTCCCGGAACCCGCCGAGCTGGACGCGCTGCGCGAGGCCCTCGACGACGCCGGGGTGCGGCTGGTCGGCCTGAACTTCTACGCCGGGCAGCTGCCGGGCCCCGACCGCGGGGCCCTGTCGATCCCGGGGGAGGAGTCGGACAGGTTCCGCGCCAATGTGCCCGTGGCGGTCCGGTTCGGAGCGTCGCTGGGATGCACCGCCTTCAACGCCCTGTACGGCAACCGCGTCGAGGGCGTCGACCCGGCCGCGCAGGACGCGCTGGCGCTGGAGAACCTGGCCTTCGCCGCCCGTGCGGTGGGTGAGGTGGACGGGACACTGCTGATCGAGGCGCTCAACGCACCCGAGTCGCCCACATGCCCCCTGGTCTCCGCACCGAAGGCCATCGAGACCGTCGACGCGGTCAACGCCGCCACCGGGCTGGACAACGCCAGGTTCCTGATGGACCTGTACCACCTGTCGATGAACGGCGAGGACCTCGACGCGGTCATCGACGCCTACACGGCCAAGACCGCGCACGTCCAGATCGCCGACAACCCCGGCCGCGGCGCCCCCGGCACCGGCACCCTCGACTTCCCCGCCCTGCTCGACCGCCTGAAGAAGAACGGCTACGACGGCTGGATCGGCCTGGAATACAAGCCCGGAAACGCCCCCAGCGCCTCGTCCTTCGCCTGGCTGCCGGCCCCGCTGCGCGCGGCCGCCTCCTGA
- a CDS encoding SDR family oxidoreductase, whose product MGDLKGKTALVTGSSRGIGRGIAQRLARDGALVAVHYGSSDAAAKETVEGITASGGRAFAIRAELGVPGDAEALFAAFDAELAAYGSEPGLDILVNNAATNFRGHIGEATEAEFDRTIAVNVKAPFFIIQHGLRRMRDGGRIINITSAVTSTAHPRQIAYSVAKGGLETLTRTLAKDLGERGITVNAMAPGWVDTHVTAARTATPEGRAALAAYSVFNRVGEPADIADVAAFLASDDSRWITGQRIDVSGGSVL is encoded by the coding sequence ATGGGTGACCTCAAGGGAAAGACCGCGCTGGTAACGGGATCCAGCCGAGGTATCGGCCGGGGCATCGCCCAACGCCTCGCCCGGGACGGTGCGCTGGTCGCCGTCCACTACGGCAGCAGCGACGCCGCGGCCAAGGAAACCGTCGAAGGCATCACGGCCTCAGGTGGAAGGGCATTCGCCATACGAGCGGAACTCGGGGTGCCCGGTGACGCCGAGGCCCTCTTCGCCGCCTTCGATGCCGAACTCGCCGCGTACGGCAGCGAACCCGGCCTTGACATTCTCGTCAACAACGCGGCGACCAATTTCCGCGGGCACATCGGCGAGGCCACGGAAGCGGAGTTCGACCGCACCATCGCGGTCAATGTCAAGGCGCCGTTCTTCATCATTCAGCACGGTCTGCGCCGGATGCGGGACGGCGGACGCATCATCAACATCACGTCGGCGGTGACGAGTACGGCGCACCCGAGGCAGATCGCCTACAGCGTCGCCAAGGGCGGACTGGAAACCCTCACGCGCACCCTCGCCAAGGACCTCGGCGAGCGCGGGATCACGGTGAACGCCATGGCCCCGGGCTGGGTCGACACCCATGTGACCGCCGCGCGGACGGCGACGCCCGAGGGCCGGGCGGCGCTGGCGGCCTATTCGGTCTTCAACCGCGTCGGCGAGCCCGCCGACATCGCCGACGTCGCCGCCTTCCTCGCCTCCGACGATTCCCGCTGGATCACCGGCCAGCGCATCGATGTCTCCGGCGGCTCGGTGCTCTGA
- a CDS encoding 2-hydroxy-3-oxopropionate reductase: MSNLPKIAWIGLGIMGSPMAENLIKAGYQVTGYTLEQDKLDRLAAAGGTAAASIAEAVQDADVVITMVPASPQVEAIAYGPDGILDHARPGALLIDMSSITPQTSIDLAKNAGDKGIRVLDAPVSGGEAGAIEAVLSIMVGGQQADFDAARPLFDALGKTIVLCGPHGAGQTVKAANQLIVAVNIQACAEAVVFLEKSGVDLTAALDVLNGGLAGSTVLARKKDNFRTRDFTPGFRIDLHHKDMGIVTDAARTVGAALPVGSVVAQLVASLRAQGDGGLDHSALLRGVERLSGHTTQG; the protein is encoded by the coding sequence ATGAGCAATCTCCCCAAGATCGCGTGGATCGGTCTGGGCATCATGGGCTCACCCATGGCCGAGAACCTGATCAAGGCCGGCTACCAGGTCACCGGCTACACCCTGGAGCAGGACAAACTCGACCGGCTCGCCGCCGCCGGCGGCACGGCGGCCGCCTCCATCGCCGAGGCGGTCCAGGACGCCGACGTGGTGATCACCATGGTCCCGGCCTCCCCGCAGGTCGAGGCCATCGCCTACGGCCCCGACGGCATCCTGGACCACGCCAGACCCGGCGCACTGCTGATCGACATGTCCTCGATCACCCCGCAGACCTCCATCGACCTGGCCAAGAACGCCGGCGACAAGGGCATCCGCGTCCTGGACGCCCCCGTCTCCGGCGGTGAGGCCGGCGCCATCGAGGCCGTCCTGTCGATCATGGTCGGCGGGCAGCAGGCCGACTTCGACGCCGCCCGGCCCCTCTTCGACGCCCTGGGCAAGACGATCGTGCTGTGCGGCCCGCACGGCGCCGGCCAGACCGTCAAGGCCGCCAACCAGCTCATCGTCGCCGTCAACATCCAAGCCTGCGCCGAAGCCGTCGTCTTCCTGGAGAAATCCGGCGTCGACCTCACCGCCGCCCTCGACGTCCTGAACGGCGGACTGGCCGGCTCCACCGTCCTCGCCCGCAAGAAGGACAACTTCCGCACCCGCGACTTCACGCCCGGCTTCCGCATCGACCTGCACCACAAGGACATGGGCATCGTCACCGACGCCGCCCGCACCGTCGGCGCCGCCCTCCCCGTCGGCAGCGTCGTCGCCCAGCTCGTCGCCTCCCTGCGCGCCCAGGGCGACGGCGGCCTGGACCACTCCGCCCTCCTCCGCGGCGTCGAACGCCTCTCCGGACACACCACCCAGGGCTGA